One Polaribacter reichenbachii genomic window, AAAAATTTGTCTTTTTGCAGCAAAACCGAATTCAACACCATATAAATTCATTTTTTTTTGTTGTGTAAATTCTTCTCTTTTTTCAAGGAAATTATCAATATCTGGTGTAACATATTGCTCGTTAATCAATTGATGTTTTATAAACTGAATTTGAGGTTGTACAATTAACTCAATATCAAATTTTTTCCAGTTTGTTAATTTATAAAAGGCCTGTGCTTTATAGGTATTTGTAGAATAATCATAATCAGGATCATCATTTAAAAAATTCTCGTTTGTTGCAGAATTATATAAAAAACCAACCTTATAAGGTTTTAGTTTTGATTCCTTTTTTACATCTTGAGAAACAATAGAAAAACTTATAAAAAATAATAAAACGATTAGGCTATTTTTCATTAATTATACAAACATTTTTGCTACTGTTTCTGCCTTTCTACTTTCTTTATAATCGTAAAAACCTTCACCAGATTTCACGCCTAATTTACCAGCATTTACCATATTAACCAACAGTGGGCAAGGAGCATATTTGGGGTTTTTAAAACCATCATACATTACATTTAATATAGACAAACAAACATCTAAACCAATAAAATCTGCCAATTGCAAAGGTCCCATTGGGTGAGCCATTCCTAATTTCATAACAGTATCAATCTCAGTAACACCAGCAACTCCATTGTATAAAGTTTCAATAGATTCGTTAATCATTGGCATTAAAATTCGGTTGGCTACAAATCCAGGATAATCATTTACTTCAACCGGAATTTTACTAATTTTTTTAGACAATTCTACAATCCTATTCATTACTTCATCAGTAGTATTGTAACCTCTAATTATCTCAACCAATTTCATAATTGGCACAGGATTCATAAAATGCATCCCAATAACTTTTTCTGGTCTTTTAGTAACAGCAGCTATCTGAGTAATAGAAATAGACGATGTATTTGTAGCTAAAATTGTATTTTCATCACAAATAGCATCTAATTCTTTAAAAATTTTAGACTTTAAAGTTGCATTTTCAGTAGCAGCTTCAACAACCAAATCCATATTTTTAACACCATCTTTAATGGCGGTAAATGTGGTAATGTTATTTAAAGTAGTAGTTTTATCAGCTTCAGAAATTTTTTCTTTAGCCAACATTCTATCCAAATTTTTGGTAATTGTGGTTACACCTTTTTGCAAAGCAGCTTCAGAAATATCAATTAAATGTACATTATAATTAAATTGAGCAAAAGTATGGGCAATTCCATTTCCCATAGTTCCAGCTCCAATTACAGCTATGTTTTTCATCAAAAAATAAATTTAAAAGTTAATGTTTTGGGCGTTTTAACGGGCTTTCATTACTCGCTTTTTTGTAAAAAACAAAAAGAGCTCGAACAGACCATTCAATCCCTAACGCAATTTTTTGCCAACAAAAGGCAAAATTTAAATAACGGCTTGTGTTTTAAAACAATCTATTACCCATTGTGCAATTCTTAAAGCTTCAGAACCATTTGCTAAAGTTACAATTGGTGTTGTATCATTTAAAATGGCATCAGCAAAAGTTTCTAGCTCGTCTAAAATTGCGTTATTGTTCGTAACTTCTGGATTTTCGAAATAAATTTGTTTTTCTACGCCTTCATCATTCTTTAAAACCATTGCAAATTCATCTAAATTATCTGGGGCATCTTGTATTCTAACAATTTCTGATTCCTTACTCAGAAAGTTTACAGAAATATAAGCATCCTTCTGAAAAAAGCGAGTTTTACGCATATTTTTCATAGAAATTCTACTGGATGTTAAATTAGCAACACAACCATTTTCGAACTCAATTCTTGCATTGGCAATATCTGGAGTTTCAGAAATTACAGATATTCCGCTTGCGTGCACATCTTTTACCTTAGAATTTACACAAGAAAGAATAATATCTATATCATGAATCATTAAATCTAACACAACAGGCACATCAGTTCCTCTCGGATTAAATTCGGCCAATCTATGCGTTTCAATAAACATTGGGTTGTCTATTTTGTCTTTAACAGCAGTAAAAGCTGGGTTAAAACGCTCTACGTGACCAACTTGTCCTTTTACGTGATGTTGGCTTGCTAAAGTTCTAATCGCTTCAGCTTCTAACATTGTTTTTGCTATTGGTTTTTCAATAAATATATGACGTCCTTTTTCGATTGCTTTTTTTGCACATTCAAAATGTGATAGCGTAGGTGTTACAATATCTACAACTTCTACAGCATCAATTAATTCATCAATAGAACTAAAAGAAGTATAACCAAAATCTTCTACAACTTTTTTTGCATTTTCTTTAGAAGGATCGTAAAAACCTACTAATTCGTATTTTGAAGATTGTTTTAATAATTTTAGATGAATTTTCCCTAAATGACCTGCTCCTAAAACCCCTACTTTAAGCATATATATTATTGTTTTTGTCTTTGCAAAATGATAGAAACAAACATTTTTAATAAGCGTAGTTTGTTAATTATTTTGATAAAGAAGATTGTTTTTAATTAATGATTTTTAAAAAATCAGCTATAAACAAAGATACAATTTTATAAGAGTTTAATTTAATTTATTACTATTTTTAGACTCTTGAAACTGAACCAAAATTGAGAGATACAGCAAAACACCAAGGACTTCGAAACCAATTAGCTAGCGTTTTACAAGCAAAAGGCATTGTAGATAATAATGTATTGAATGCTGTACGTAAAATTCCGAGACATTTATTTATAGACTCAAGTTTTGAATCGCACGCTTATCAAGACAAAGCTTTTCCTATTGCTGCAGACCAAACAATTTCTCAACCTTATACAGTAGCTTTTCAATCGCAAACTTTAAGGATAAATAGAGGCGATAAAGTTTTAGAAATTGGTACAGGTTCAGGTTATCAAACTGCTGTTTTATTAGAGTTAAAAGCAGAAGTATATTCTATTGAAAGACAGCACGAATTGTTTAAGAAGACCTCTTTATTTTTACCAAAATTAGGTTACAAACCAAAGAAATTTATTTTTGGTGATGGTTATAAAGGTTGGCCAGAAAAAGCACCTTTCGATAAAATTATTGTAACTGCTGGTGCGCCTTTTGTACCAAAACCTTTACTAGCACAATTAAAAGTAGGAGGTATGTTATTGATTCCTGTTGGAGATAAAACTCAAATAATGACTTTATTTTTTAGAAAATCTCCAAAAGAATTCGAAAAACACGAATTAGGTGACTTTGCTTTTGTGCCGATGTTAGAGGAGAGAAATTAATTACTTTTTAGTATTTTTCCTATAGAACCTTTTTGAGAAGGAATTAACTCATAAATAAAATTTGGTTGTAAGTTTTTTGTAGTTTTATGAGATACAAAAATTATGGTTGTGTTACTTTCTTGGGCAATTTTATTTATTAAAGCAGTAATTATTTGGGTACTTTTATCATCTAAATTTATTAAAGGTTCGTCTAAAATTAATAAAGGTGGATGTTTAATCATTGCTCTTGCAATTAAAACCAATCTTTGATTTACAACAGATAAATTTTGAAATAATTCTTTACTTTTACTTTCTAAATCTAGCAATTTTAGCCATTCAACTGCTAATTTTTCTTTAAGAATAGTTGGTGTTTTATACAAACCAATACTATCAAAAAAACCAGAAATTACCATTTCTTTTACTGTGGTACTTCTCTGAAACAATTCTAACATTACAGGGTTAAAATACCCGATTTTCTCTTTTATTTCCCAAATACTTTCTCCAGAACCTTTTTTTTGTCCAAATAAATAAACTTCTTGCCCAAAAGCTTTTACATTATTACCATAAATCATTGATAAAATGGTGCTTTTTCCAGATCCATTTGGGCCAATTAATTGCCAAAATTCATTTTTATTGATGTTCCAATTAATATCATTTAAAATGTGATTATCATTATAAGAAACATTCACATTTTGCAAAGAAATTAATAGATTGGGGATGTTTTTATAAAATGTTATTGGCTTAGGAATATTACAGTTAAAATTAACTGTATCTTCAGTAAAACGATAATTATCAATAGGAATTATATTCGTAATTTTACCCTTTTTAATTCCTAAAAAATGTGTAATAATCGGTAGAATTTCTTCTTTTCTACTAATAATTTGAATTAAAGTTATTTTCTTAGATAAGTTAATAAGTCTCTCTTTTAGTTCTTTAACAGATGTTTGATCTAAACTTTCAAACGGACTTTCTAAAACTAAAAAATCAGGATTATTTTCTATTAAATAATTGAGTAAAGCTTTTTTTTGTTCTCCACTAGAAAAAGTACGGATAGATCTTTTTTCTTTTTTGGTTAAAGTACTAGAACTGTGTTTTACCTCTTTTTCTATAAATTTGGTTAAAACAGCATTAGAGAATAGAAGTCCTTTTTTGTTTTTTAAATTAGATATTGAATGATTGCCTTTTAATAGGTTTTCAATTAATTTACTTTTTTTTGAAAGGGTTGTATTTTTAAGAACATAATGGAAATTCTCCATACTTTTTAAAATTTATTTAGCTCTTTGCCAATATTTGGTTTTTCCAAAAAGAGAAAGACCAAGATAACCACGAATTTTTAATTTATCTGGTTTCACTAATTTTATATAGCATTTGTAAACTTTACCATTTCTAGGATCTAAAATTTCTCCTCCAGACCATTCTTTGTCATTTTTTTCTAAACCAGTTAAGATTTCTAAACCTAAAATGGGTTTATCTTTATTGGGTGCATCACATTTTTCACAAATTGCTTTTTGTTTTTCTGGGTCGTTAATTTGTAAAATTTTGGCGTAAGCTTTTCCATTTTTCTTATATACTTCAATTACGGAATCAACTTCGCCTGTTTCATCATTAACAGTATTCCATTTTCCAAAAATAGTTTGTGAATTCATTGAAAATGAGATAAATAAAATAAATAAAGTTGAAAGTAATTTTTTCATAATATATTTGTAATTAAAGATTTAAAGATTTTTTTTAGCTTCTATCCCAATAAACAGTTTTACCAAAAAGAGGAATACCAGCATAACCTCTTACTTTTAGTTTTTTAGAATTTATCAATTTTATATAAACATTAAAATAGTTTCCTGTTCTAGGGTCTAGCCCATAACCACCAACCCATTTGCCATTTTTTTCGGTTAGTTTATATAAGATGTGCAAGCCTAATGCAGGTTTGTCTTTTAAACTTCCTTTGCATTTTTTGCACAGCTCATTTTTTAATTCAGGGTCAGTAATATCAATTATTTTAGCAAACAATTCTCCTTTTTTTTCATAGATTTCAACTACAGAATCTATTTCTCCAGTTTTTTCATCTCTAGAATTCCATTTGCCCAGCACTTCTTGTGCATTCATTGTAATTGTTATAAAAAACACTAAGATAAAAAATAATCCTTTTTTCATTTTAATCATATTTTGCATCAAAATTATTATCCCATTTGCCTTGCACTCTTAAAATTTGCTCAATAATGTCTCTCACACAACCTTCACCACCTTTTTTATCAGAAATATATTTGGCAATTCCTTGAATTTCTTGAGCAGCATCATTGGGTGCAGAAGGTAAACCCACTAATTTCATTACTGGATAATCAGGAACATCATCACCCATATATAAAACATTTTCTGGCTGTAAATTATATTTTTTAACCAACTCATTATATTGTTCAATTTTATTATGCGCGCCTAAATAAATGTCTTTAATTCCTAAGTTTGCCAAACGTGTTCTAACGCCTTCATTTTTTCCGCCAGAAATAATACAAACGTTAAAGCCTTTATCTACAGCAGTTTTTAAGGCATAACCGTCTTTAATATTCATATGTCTAACCAATTCTCCATCTGGCATTATGGTAACCATTCCGTTTGTGAGTACACCATCTACATCAAAAATTAAAGTATTTATTTTTGGTAATAATTGTTTGTAACTAATTTCCATTTTGGATTGATTCTGTTAAGATTGTATAAATTTTTTGTTGCTCTTTATTTAGCAAAGCTAAATGATTTTTTATTGTTTTTTGATCTTTTCTAATAGCTGGGCCAGTTTGCGCATTTTCTGGTGATAATTCTTTAATTTTTGTTGCTGTTTCTTGTATTAAAGGCATTAAAATTTCGAAAGGCACATCATGTGTATTACAAATATCGTTCCCAATTTTAAATAAGTGATTGGTAAAGTTATTTACAAAAACAGCAGCTACGTGAATTATTTTTCGTTGTTCTGAATTGATAGCATAGATTTTATTGCCTATTAATTTGGCTAAGGTTTCTAGTAATTTATAATCTTGCTGATTTTCTGCTTCTAAGCAATAAGGCACATCAGAAAAATCGACTTTTTTATTTTTAGAAAAAGTTTGTAGCATATAAAAAACACCTTTTCTTGTTGTGTTTTTTAATTGATTAATACTAGATGCACCAGAAGTATGTACAATAAAAGTGTTTTTTATTTTTGATGAAACTTCAGCAATAGCATCATCTGAAACAGCAATAATAGTAATGTCTGCTTTTGGAATATCTTGTAACTTTCTAGAACTGATTTGAGTAACCTTAATTTTATCAATATTAGAAAATACATTATATAAATGAAAGCCAACATTTCCTTTTCCAATTACTAAAACTGATATCATAAAACGAAGATATTGAAATTATAAATAAAATTTAGATTTGGTTTTCCTAAATTAGCCATGACAAATTATATATATGAAAGATTCTAAAAAATTAGGTATAAATACAACTTGTGTACACGTAGGTGAAGTTAAAGATAAACAATTTAAAGGAGCAGTTTCTCCTATATATATGGCAACTTCGTATGCTTTTGATAATGTAGATGTTAAACGTTATCCTCGTTATTACAATACTCCGAATCAAGAAATGCTTTGTAAAAAAATTGCGGCTTTAGAAAATACGGAAGATGCATTGATTTTTAGTTCTGGAATGGCTGCAATTTCATCAGCAATGTTGGCTTTCTTAAAAAGAGGAGATCACGTTGTAATTCAGCAAGTTATTTATGGAGGAACGTATAATTTTATAGTCTCAGAATTTGATAAATACGGAATTGAATATTCTTTTACTGAATCTGATAAAGTTGAAGATTTTATTCCTCTAGTCAAAGAAAATACTAAGATTTTATATATCGAAACACCTTCAAACCCGTTATTGGGAATCACGGATATGCAAGCTATTGCTGATGTTGCTAAAGAAAATGAAATTTTAACAATGATTGATAATACGTTCGCTTCACCTATCAATCAAAATCCTTATAATTTCGGAATTGACATTATTATTCATTCTGCAACAAAATATATGGGAGGTCATTCTGATATTTCAGCTGGAGCAATTGCAGCATCTGCAGCACATATTGAACAAATTTGGAAAACCGCCATTAATTTAGGTGGAAATTTAAGCGAGCAAACAGTTTGGTTATTAGAAAGGAGTTTAAAAACGCTAAATTTAAGAGTAAAAGCACAAACTGAAAATGCTAAAATTATGGCAGATTATTTAGAGGCTAATTCGAATATAGATGCTGTTTATTATCCTGGGTTAAAAAGTAATCCTGGTTTTGAAATTGCTGCCAAACAAATGGAAGATTTTGGAGCAATGTTGTCTTTTGAGTTGTCAGAAAATATAGATCCTATGGAGTTTCAACGAAATTTACAGTTGATAAAATCGTCTATGAGCTTGGCTGGTTTAGAGAGCACAACAGTAAGTCCGGCTCAAACTACACACGCTTTACTAAGCGAAGAACAACGTTTAGAAAGAGGAATAAAAGACGGATTAATTCGTTTTTCTGTGGGTATTGAAGAATCTGAAGATTTAATTGCAGATATTGAACAAGCCATAAAAAAAGCGAAGATTTAAAATCTTCGCTTTTTCGTCGTTTAACAAATTATACAAACTTAGAAAGGCCAAATAATTGGTACCAATAATAAGGTTGTAATTACAAATAGTATTAAAAGCGGAAAGCCTACTTTTAAATAATCCATAAATTTATAATCACCAGAACTCATAACCATTGCATTTGTTGTAGTTCCAATAGGAGTTAAAAATGCGGTAGATGCACTAATTGCAACTGTTATTAATAATGGTTCTGGAGAAATATTTAAGGTTCCTGCAGCCAAAATTACAATCGGTGTCATTAAAACTGCGGTTGCAGAATTATTAATAAACTGACTAAATGTTGTTGTTAATAAGAAAATTCCACCTAATAATAGTGTAGGGTTACCTTCTCCTAAAAAGCTAATTAATGAATTAGAAATCATTTCAGCAGTTCCGGTTTTTTGAATTGCAACACCCATAGGTATCATTGCAGCAATCATTACAACACTAGTAAAACTGATACTTTTATAAGCTTTTGTAAAGGGTACACAGCCAGAAAATAATACAATACCAGCAGAAATTAATGCGGCTATAGAACCTGGTACAGCTTTAACAACTAAAAGAACAATCATTAAAATTAATGCACCTAAAGCGATATAAGATTTTGGTGTAAGTTCATCAACATCTTTTAACATTTCTTCTGGGCTACCTACAACTACTATGTTTTTATGCTGATCTTTTAATTTTTCAATATTTTCCCAAGGACCTCTAATAATAAAGCTATCACCAGCGTTTACTCTCATTTCTTCTTCTAAATAAGGTTCTCTGTTTCTAGAAGTTGCTAATAATTGAATATCATATCTTTTAAAATATTCTTTTAATTTCATTTTTCTACCTACTAGAAATGATTTTGGAGAAACTAATACTTCTGCCATACCAACTTCTTGACTAATTAAGTTATTACGTAACTCACTTTTAGCAGATTCTTTTGTTAATAAACCTAAATTAAACTCAATCATTAACTTATTAATATCTTCAGTATTACCTTTAACAGTAATAATATCATGGTATCTTAATTCAGTTTCATTCTGAGGAAATTCAATATAAGGTTGCGTACCTTTTAATCTATTTGGGTGTCTTCTTTTTAAACGAATAACATTAATATGGTATTTATTTTCTAAATCCCAATCACTTAATTTAGTATTAAGTAAAGTAGATATTGAACGAATTCTTAGTCTATAGTAATGATTGTCTATTTGATAAGCTTCAATCCATTCGTGTAAAGTTGAGTCTATATTAATAGGTTTATTATTTGTTTTATTAGTTGGTAATAATTTAAACCCAAAGTATCTAAAATAAATAAGAGCAATAATTAACAGCGGTAAACCAATTAAACCAAATTCAAAGAAAGAAAAGCCTTCAAAACCAGCTTCTATTAAAGCATTATTAGCAATAATGTTTGGTGGAGTACCAGTTAAAGTTAACAAACCACCTGTATTAGAACCAAAAGCAACCGGTATTAAAATTTTAGATGGCATTGTACCAATACTCCAAGCCGAAGAAATTGTTGCAGGTAATAAAGTAGCTACTGTACCAGTATTACTTACAAAACCAGATAAAACTCCAGAACCTAATGTGATAATTACAAGTAGTTTAGGGACACTTTTACCAGCCAATTCAATTAATTTTTTTCCTGCTAAAGCAGTCCAACCAGTTTGTGATAAACCTTCTCCAATAATAAAAAGAGCAGCAATCATAATTACAGTAGGATTGCTAAAACCACTTAGAGTTTCACTTAAATTT contains:
- a CDS encoding DUF2147 domain-containing protein gives rise to the protein MKKLLSTLFILFISFSMNSQTIFGKWNTVNDETGEVDSVIEVYKKNGKAYAKILQINDPEKQKAICEKCDAPNKDKPILGLEILTGLEKNDKEWSGGEILDPRNGKVYKCYIKLVKPDKLKIRGYLGLSLFGKTKYWQRAK
- a CDS encoding protein-L-isoaspartate(D-aspartate) O-methyltransferase — encoded protein: MRDTAKHQGLRNQLASVLQAKGIVDNNVLNAVRKIPRHLFIDSSFESHAYQDKAFPIAADQTISQPYTVAFQSQTLRINRGDKVLEIGTGSGYQTAVLLELKAEVYSIERQHELFKKTSLFLPKLGYKPKKFIFGDGYKGWPEKAPFDKIIVTAGAPFVPKPLLAQLKVGGMLLIPVGDKTQIMTLFFRKSPKEFEKHELGDFAFVPMLEERN
- a CDS encoding Rossmann-like and DUF2520 domain-containing protein, which translates into the protein MISVLVIGKGNVGFHLYNVFSNIDKIKVTQISSRKLQDIPKADITIIAVSDDAIAEVSSKIKNTFIVHTSGASSINQLKNTTRKGVFYMLQTFSKNKKVDFSDVPYCLEAENQQDYKLLETLAKLIGNKIYAINSEQRKIIHVAAVFVNNFTNHLFKIGNDICNTHDVPFEILMPLIQETATKIKELSPENAQTGPAIRKDQKTIKNHLALLNKEQQKIYTILTESIQNGN
- a CDS encoding 3-hydroxybutyryl-CoA dehydrogenase codes for the protein MKNIAVIGAGTMGNGIAHTFAQFNYNVHLIDISEAALQKGVTTITKNLDRMLAKEKISEADKTTTLNNITTFTAIKDGVKNMDLVVEAATENATLKSKIFKELDAICDENTILATNTSSISITQIAAVTKRPEKVIGMHFMNPVPIMKLVEIIRGYNTTDEVMNRIVELSKKISKIPVEVNDYPGFVANRILMPMINESIETLYNGVAGVTEIDTVMKLGMAHPMGPLQLADFIGLDVCLSILNVMYDGFKNPKYAPCPLLVNMVNAGKLGVKSGEGFYDYKESRKAETVAKMFV
- a CDS encoding Gfo/Idh/MocA family oxidoreductase → MLKVGVLGAGHLGKIHLKLLKQSSKYELVGFYDPSKENAKKVVEDFGYTSFSSIDELIDAVEVVDIVTPTLSHFECAKKAIEKGRHIFIEKPIAKTMLEAEAIRTLASQHHVKGQVGHVERFNPAFTAVKDKIDNPMFIETHRLAEFNPRGTDVPVVLDLMIHDIDIILSCVNSKVKDVHASGISVISETPDIANARIEFENGCVANLTSSRISMKNMRKTRFFQKDAYISVNFLSKESEIVRIQDAPDNLDEFAMVLKNDEGVEKQIYFENPEVTNNNAILDELETFADAILNDTTPIVTLANGSEALRIAQWVIDCFKTQAVI
- a CDS encoding KdsC family phosphatase yields the protein MEISYKQLLPKINTLIFDVDGVLTNGMVTIMPDGELVRHMNIKDGYALKTAVDKGFNVCIISGGKNEGVRTRLANLGIKDIYLGAHNKIEQYNELVKKYNLQPENVLYMGDDVPDYPVMKLVGLPSAPNDAAQEIQGIAKYISDKKGGEGCVRDIIEQILRVQGKWDNNFDAKYD
- a CDS encoding ATP-binding cassette domain-containing protein, translated to MENFHYVLKNTTLSKKSKLIENLLKGNHSISNLKNKKGLLFSNAVLTKFIEKEVKHSSSTLTKKEKRSIRTFSSGEQKKALLNYLIENNPDFLVLESPFESLDQTSVKELKERLINLSKKITLIQIISRKEEILPIITHFLGIKKGKITNIIPIDNYRFTEDTVNFNCNIPKPITFYKNIPNLLISLQNVNVSYNDNHILNDINWNINKNEFWQLIGPNGSGKSTILSMIYGNNVKAFGQEVYLFGQKKGSGESIWEIKEKIGYFNPVMLELFQRSTTVKEMVISGFFDSIGLYKTPTILKEKLAVEWLKLLDLESKSKELFQNLSVVNQRLVLIARAMIKHPPLLILDEPLINLDDKSTQIITALINKIAQESNTTIIFVSHKTTKNLQPNFIYELIPSQKGSIGKILKSN
- a CDS encoding SLC13 family permease encodes the protein MLILHHQNKKYIMTLMLIILVITIALFVWGKYSPDVVALVSMLSLFLCGILNLSETLSGFSNPTVIMIAALFIIGEGLSQTGWTALAGKKLIELAGKSVPKLLVIITLGSGVLSGFVSNTGTVATLLPATISSAWSIGTMPSKILIPVAFGSNTGGLLTLTGTPPNIIANNALIEAGFEGFSFFEFGLIGLPLLIIALIYFRYFGFKLLPTNKTNNKPINIDSTLHEWIEAYQIDNHYYRLRIRSISTLLNTKLSDWDLENKYHINVIRLKRRHPNRLKGTQPYIEFPQNETELRYHDIITVKGNTEDINKLMIEFNLGLLTKESAKSELRNNLISQEVGMAEVLVSPKSFLVGRKMKLKEYFKRYDIQLLATSRNREPYLEEEMRVNAGDSFIIRGPWENIEKLKDQHKNIVVVGSPEEMLKDVDELTPKSYIALGALILMIVLLVVKAVPGSIAALISAGIVLFSGCVPFTKAYKSISFTSVVMIAAMIPMGVAIQKTGTAEMISNSLISFLGEGNPTLLLGGIFLLTTTFSQFINNSATAVLMTPIVILAAGTLNISPEPLLITVAISASTAFLTPIGTTTNAMVMSSGDYKFMDYLKVGFPLLILFVITTLLLVPIIWPF
- a CDS encoding trans-sulfuration enzyme family protein; this translates as MKDSKKLGINTTCVHVGEVKDKQFKGAVSPIYMATSYAFDNVDVKRYPRYYNTPNQEMLCKKIAALENTEDALIFSSGMAAISSAMLAFLKRGDHVVIQQVIYGGTYNFIVSEFDKYGIEYSFTESDKVEDFIPLVKENTKILYIETPSNPLLGITDMQAIADVAKENEILTMIDNTFASPINQNPYNFGIDIIIHSATKYMGGHSDISAGAIAASAAHIEQIWKTAINLGGNLSEQTVWLLERSLKTLNLRVKAQTENAKIMADYLEANSNIDAVYYPGLKSNPGFEIAAKQMEDFGAMLSFELSENIDPMEFQRNLQLIKSSMSLAGLESTTVSPAQTTHALLSEEQRLERGIKDGLIRFSVGIEESEDLIADIEQAIKKAKI
- a CDS encoding acyloxyacyl hydrolase, which codes for MKNSLIVLLFFISFSIVSQDVKKESKLKPYKVGFLYNSATNENFLNDDPDYDYSTNTYKAQAFYKLTNWKKFDIELIVQPQIQFIKHQLINEQYVTPDIDNFLEKREEFTQQKKMNLYGVEFGFAAKRQIFKKLALQGTISLGFNYIDTRTERIAKGFTFLENFSLGISYETFSDSYLYIGTNLFGHVSNLDFNLPNAGYNILGLEIGYSFKI
- a CDS encoding DUF2147 domain-containing protein, which codes for MKKGLFFILVFFITITMNAQEVLGKWNSRDEKTGEIDSVVEIYEKKGELFAKIIDITDPELKNELCKKCKGSLKDKPALGLHILYKLTEKNGKWVGGYGLDPRTGNYFNVYIKLINSKKLKVRGYAGIPLFGKTVYWDRS